From Etheostoma cragini isolate CJK2018 chromosome 17, CSU_Ecrag_1.0, whole genome shotgun sequence, one genomic window encodes:
- the bag3 gene encoding BAG family molecular chaperone regulator 3, protein MNGMKTQSPIVIMANNDNEPLPLGWEVKIDPQTGWPFFVDHNNRTTTWNDPRHDTKKVREVSANGPNIPPEPSPQEKSFVREMKHPILRPGYVPIPVFHDGADLRQQQHPCYSYIQPTTAQNIRQTPSPTPGLHCRPRSPLHGHSESCSTEPGKASSPVSPTTEVYTAPHHQAPRPSSTGLQAGYIPIPVIHEGGGGQTQTHAQLNPSVYSQRVPYSEQQQPFHRLQTDEWPGYSAAMPPPRERASPTLLPQHRDATSIHLQPHIRSHSPIITQVLGERPQAQQHVLTRDPSQKMEQEQQSPQQKSENTQAPQPLHTEADVQKPQQPQQFQQPPPQQPQQFQQPPHQQPQQFQQTPPQTYPQPQHPEQLKQSQQPFQQPQKPEQPQQHTADITVQIPPKPEAQDMTAVPPEVPPVKVEAEQAAQCPVHPGLAKVQQIVGRVAKLEQEVKCFDGKKNDKKYLLLEELLTKELLALDSVDPEGRVDVRQARRDGVRRVQNILEELEQMQEQPARPASETRMEGDNLTQKGEPRMITKENVELAKEIS, encoded by the exons ATGAACGGCATGAAGACGCAGTCTCCGATAGTGATAATGGCCAACAATGACAACGAGCCTCTTCCCCTCGGTTGGGAAGTAAAAATTGACCCTCAGACGGGATGGCCCTTCTTTGTGGACCACAATAACCGCACGACAACCTGGAATGACCCGCGACACGACACGAAAAAG GTGAGAGAAGTGTCAGCAAATGGACCTAACATACCACCAGAACCGAGCCCTCAGGAGAAAAGCTTCGTGAGGGAGATGAAGCACCCCATTCTGCGCCCAGGTTATGTTCCTATCCCTGTCTTCCATGATGGTGCAGACCTAAGGCAGCAACAGCATCCATGTTATTCCTACATCCAGCCAACCACTGCACAGAATATCCGGCAGACACCTTCCCCGACACCGGGGCTCCACTGCAGGCCCAGATCCCCTTTGCACGGTCATTCAGAAAGCTGCTCCACTGAGCCTGGAAAGGCCAGCTCACCTGTTTCGCCAACAACAGAG gTTTACACTGCCCCGCATCACCAAGCCCCACGGCCCAGCAGCACTGGTCTTCAAGCAGGTTACATCCCCATCCCGGTGATTCATGAGGGTGGAGgaggacaaacacaaacacatgctcagtTAAATCCATCGGTCTACTCTCAGCGCGTCCCCTACTCCGAGCAACAGCAGCCCTTTCATCGCCTTCAAACCGACGAATGGCCTGGCTACTCTGCTGCAATGCCCCCTCCCCGGGAAAGAGCTTCTCCAACATTGTTGCCTCAACATCGCGATGCTACTTCTATTCACCTCCAACCTCATATTAGAAGCCATTCACCTATTATAACCCAGGTGCTGGGAGAAAGGCCACAG GCTCAGCAGCATGTCCTCACAAGAGACCCATCCCAGAAAATGGAGCAGGAACAACAAAGCCCTCAGCAGAAATCCGAGAACACGCAGGCTCCCCAGCCATTGCACACAGAAGCAGACGTCCAAAAGCCTCAACAACCTCAACAGTTCCAGCAACCTCCACCTCAGCAACCTCAACAGTTCCAGCAGCCTCCACATCAGCAACCTCAACAGTTTCAGCAGACACCACCTCAGACATATCCACAGCCTCAGCATCCCGAACAGTTAAAGCAGTCGCAGCAACCGTTCCAGCAGCCCCAGAAACCagaacaaccacaacaacataCTGCAGATATCACAGTTCAAATACCTCCAAAACCTGAGGCCCAGGACATGACAGCTGTTCCTCCAGAGGTCCCGCCTGTAAAGGTTGAGGCTGAACAGGCTGCTCAGTGTCCAGTCCACCCCGGCTTGGCTAAGGTACAGCAGATAGTCGGACGGGTTGCTAAACTGGAGCAGGAGGTGAAGTGTTTTGATGGAAAGAAGAATGATAAGAAATACTTGTTACTGGAGGAGCTGTTGACCAAAGAGCTTTTAGCACTGGACTCGGTTGACCCAGAGGGTCGTGTTGATGTACGACAGGCAAGACGGGATGGAGTCCGTCGTGTTCAGAACATACTGGAAGAACTGGAGCAAATGCAGGAGCAGCCAGCCAGGCCTGCCAGCGAGACCAGGATGGAGGGAGACAACCTGACACAGAAAGGAGAGCCCAGAATGATCACCAAGGAGAATGTTGAGCTGGCAAAGGAAATATCATAA